From a single Lewinella sp. LCG006 genomic region:
- a CDS encoding SDR family oxidoreductase has protein sequence MNYLVTGASRGIGFATAVALASRPEDRIFALSRNTAGLTALVNTVQSQYGTANVEVLSVDLAEVDVAEIVDWMSPFGRLHGVVNNAGLLLKASFLESTEETWQQTFNVNFFAVVRLLQGLHPIMENTHILNIGSMGGFQGSSKFPGLAAYSASKAALANLTECLAEEWKADNIRCNCLAPGAVQTEMLATAFPGFEAPVSSEKMGEMVAWFLREGHHFFNGKVLPVSISTP, from the coding sequence ATGAATTATCTCGTTACTGGTGCTAGCCGGGGAATTGGTTTCGCTACTGCTGTAGCTTTGGCAAGCCGCCCAGAGGATCGAATTTTTGCACTGAGCAGAAATACTGCTGGTTTGACAGCATTGGTCAATACGGTACAAAGTCAATACGGCACTGCTAATGTAGAAGTGCTTTCAGTGGATTTGGCGGAAGTGGATGTTGCTGAAATTGTAGATTGGATGAGCCCCTTTGGACGCCTGCACGGAGTGGTCAATAATGCGGGGCTTTTGCTGAAAGCTTCTTTTCTCGAGTCTACCGAGGAAACCTGGCAGCAGACCTTTAATGTCAATTTCTTTGCTGTAGTACGCCTGCTACAGGGGCTTCATCCCATCATGGAAAACACGCATATTCTGAACATAGGTAGCATGGGAGGTTTTCAGGGTAGCTCCAAATTTCCGGGCTTAGCCGCCTACAGTGCTAGTAAAGCTGCCTTGGCCAATTTGACAGAATGTCTGGCTGAAGAGTGGAAAGCCGATAATATCCGGTGCAATTGCTTGGCTCCAGGAGCCGTACAAACAGAAATGCTGGCCACCGCATTTCCAGGCTTCGAAGCGCCAGTAAGTAGCGAGAAAATGGGGGAGATGGTAGCTTGGTTTTTAAGAGAGGGGCATCATTTTTTCAATGGGAAGGTATTACCTGTATCAATTAGCACCCCTTGA
- a CDS encoding gliding motility-associated C-terminal domain-containing protein, whose product MRRLLLFLFACMVVNATYAQLEIEECVDQSEITLASFCDDACVICDINGYTGTNSLPGLGEAPPGFCAGQLHNTQWVGFVANSTSITMAISVFDCMLDQDGNGVNEGLQIGIYNTTDCSNFSLVSNCDDQVFDNTTQNFTANNLTIGGIYFIVLDGAFGDVCSFTINVTNGSTTAPDVDQDVPNINADLTVCQGGSLDVDVDDVFGAGAYIWTLDGEQVATDQQSSIQFPSDLGTYTLCVFPYNPCSEGVEGCVDVEVVPPTPEQISRVICEGEEYSLAGEDFTDPGVYDVFIEVNGDCDRIIELTLDVIPIAETYLEETICVYDFFMVGNEEFSEEGSYEILLQSPATGCDSIVYLDLAVIGTPETTLLVESICEGESYAIGGDQLTQGGSYFYELIDEVGCDSLVDLFLEVFPRPSSLTTATICTGESYLFNGTNYTAAGNYQAIFSLPTGCDSVANLQLSVVTSVSETLNETICNGESFTVGNSSFNTSGSYSIPLTANNGCDSIVNLNLTVIGVVVETASASICAGETYTVDGNDFTASGTYDLPYTASNGCDSIFRLTLTVLPVFTQTLNPSICAGQVFSFGGNDFSTTDTYVVTLPGSNGCDSITTINLTVSDQITSTENIVLCNGESITVDGTNLNTTGTYDFNFTSAGGCDSLATINLTVGDPIVTNLDETICQGQSYAVGTESFDMTGMYTVVLTASDGCDSTVNLNLTVTDPPVSLTQVTICEGETYNFNAQVLTTSGTYTSALVTPLGCDSIANLELTVTAIIETVIDPTICTGTSFDIGGDELTVAGTYEYVFPSAAGCDSVVTVNLQVEDAIYTLLDETICEGESYTVGGSNYTMTGDYENAFVTPEGCDSIVQLSLTVIPTVFSNISARICAGEVFNAGGTDYSQTGIYTNTIPAASGCDSVITLNLTVVNIPVTPVNASICDSGSYTVGDSTFTVAGQYMVDLVSVDGCDSTIVLDLVVTDFYETNLNINRCEGGSYTVGNNTYTMTGMYQNTFTSQDGCDSVVNLNLTVNPILRDTFFVELCQGENYTIGGVPYNTTGEHVETIASQVTGCDSVITLFLTVHPNQNVTIAETICDGDMVMVGDSTYTTTGSFITPLTTVEGCDSIVTLNLNVIPIPETPLVEVICDGESITVGMNTYTTTGQYTDILTSVVSGCDSIVYLDLTVNPLPETQLTEVICEGEVFNIGGVDYSTTGVHQEIVASVVTGCDSTIILDLTVNPVYDQMISDTICEGEFVMVGDSTYTTTGTWPTLMSTINGCDSLVTLELTVLPILTTDLTETLCAGETYMVGNNTYTNTGVFTDVLTSSFGCDSIVTLDLTVLAPIETFLVEEICDDGDYTVGTEVFTATGDYTVVLTSPSTGCDSTVYLALTVNPTFVTTLNENICSDDVFTVGGVDYNQTGTYQADLSTVAGCDSTVILNLTVAPCALTYETSFTDNDCNGGSTGSLTFSMVIGTPPYSYTWSAVAGPLTGMGVVDGNGVAIEIPGLPAGAYQIEVTDANDVFAIINASVGEPAALALQLEASSYGIYELSCPGAADGSLAATVSGGTPPYSYTWSNGATTPTAENLAEGAYNLLVTDANGCTITAGEALEAPAPLTASLVVESPPCFDDLGGIVSVPQVEGGNGPYLYSIDGAAYTTASFFGNVAIGDHVISVQDINGCTYETIATVEQAPELTVTILVDNDGELTYGDSTELFAQTSYPVADYKWSGGPIDCSDCDRPFIRPLESVAYEVTVTDENGCTATDRVIIYVRKDRGVYIPNAFSPDEDGTNDVFMIYTDNDVVEIKSFYVFNRWGESMYEGFGFLPNDPAQGWDGRHRGEMVNAGVYIYMAEILFSDGETLIYKGDVVLMR is encoded by the coding sequence ATGAGAAGACTGTTACTTTTTTTGTTTGCTTGTATGGTTGTAAATGCGACCTACGCACAACTGGAAATTGAGGAATGTGTTGACCAATCAGAGATAACACTGGCCAGTTTTTGTGATGACGCCTGTGTTATTTGTGACATCAATGGTTATACCGGTACCAACTCCTTACCTGGACTGGGAGAAGCCCCTCCAGGGTTCTGTGCCGGCCAATTACACAACACCCAGTGGGTGGGGTTTGTGGCCAACTCGACGAGTATTACGATGGCGATTTCCGTATTTGATTGTATGCTGGATCAAGATGGAAATGGGGTAAATGAAGGACTACAAATCGGAATTTACAACACCACCGATTGTTCCAATTTTAGTTTAGTCAGTAATTGTGATGATCAGGTGTTTGATAATACCACCCAAAATTTCACAGCCAATAACCTCACCATCGGAGGTATCTATTTTATCGTTTTAGATGGTGCTTTTGGTGATGTTTGTAGTTTTACCATCAACGTCACCAATGGTAGTACCACCGCACCAGATGTCGATCAGGATGTTCCTAATATCAATGCTGATCTGACCGTGTGCCAAGGAGGTAGTTTGGACGTTGATGTGGATGATGTCTTTGGTGCAGGAGCCTACATCTGGACGCTAGATGGTGAGCAGGTAGCTACCGATCAGCAATCATCGATCCAGTTTCCTTCTGATTTGGGGACTTATACCTTGTGTGTTTTTCCCTACAATCCCTGTAGTGAAGGCGTAGAAGGCTGTGTGGATGTCGAAGTGGTTCCTCCCACACCAGAGCAAATCAGTCGTGTCATTTGTGAAGGAGAAGAGTACAGCCTTGCGGGGGAAGATTTTACTGATCCTGGCGTTTACGATGTTTTTATCGAAGTAAATGGTGATTGTGATCGTATCATTGAACTTACACTGGATGTTATTCCGATTGCTGAAACCTATTTGGAAGAAACGATTTGTGTTTACGATTTCTTCATGGTAGGAAATGAAGAGTTTTCGGAGGAAGGTTCCTATGAGATCTTACTTCAATCTCCAGCTACGGGCTGTGATTCTATAGTCTATCTGGATTTAGCGGTTATTGGTACACCAGAAACCACGCTTCTGGTGGAGTCTATCTGTGAAGGAGAGTCTTATGCTATTGGTGGCGATCAACTCACACAAGGAGGGAGCTATTTCTATGAACTTATTGATGAAGTAGGTTGTGACTCTTTGGTGGATCTTTTCCTCGAAGTATTTCCTCGCCCTAGCAGTCTTACTACCGCTACTATTTGTACGGGAGAGAGCTATCTTTTCAATGGTACCAACTATACGGCTGCGGGCAACTATCAAGCCATATTTTCTTTGCCTACGGGTTGTGATAGTGTGGCGAATCTACAACTGTCGGTAGTAACGAGTGTTTCAGAAACCCTCAACGAAACCATCTGTAACGGAGAGTCCTTTACCGTTGGTAATAGTAGTTTCAACACTAGCGGTAGTTATTCGATACCCTTGACGGCGAACAATGGGTGTGACTCTATCGTCAATCTTAACCTTACCGTAATAGGCGTTGTCGTCGAGACGGCCAGTGCCTCCATCTGTGCAGGAGAAACTTATACTGTTGATGGCAACGATTTTACGGCCAGCGGAACTTACGACCTGCCCTACACGGCTTCCAATGGCTGTGATTCTATCTTCCGACTAACACTGACCGTCTTACCCGTGTTTACCCAAACGCTCAACCCCAGCATTTGTGCCGGGCAGGTATTTAGCTTTGGCGGAAATGATTTTTCTACCACGGACACCTACGTCGTCACCTTGCCGGGATCAAATGGTTGTGATTCTATCACCACCATCAACCTGACGGTGAGTGACCAGATTACGAGTACCGAAAACATTGTGCTCTGTAATGGAGAATCGATCACCGTGGACGGTACGAACCTCAATACAACGGGTACTTATGACTTCAATTTTACTTCCGCAGGAGGATGTGATAGTTTAGCAACCATCAACCTTACTGTTGGAGACCCCATTGTTACGAATTTAGACGAAACCATCTGTCAGGGGCAATCCTATGCCGTGGGAACGGAAAGCTTCGATATGACGGGCATGTACACCGTTGTCCTTACTGCATCAGATGGTTGTGACTCTACGGTAAACCTCAACTTGACGGTGACCGATCCCCCTGTAAGTCTCACGCAAGTGACGATTTGTGAAGGGGAAACTTATAATTTCAACGCCCAAGTGCTCACCACCTCCGGTACTTATACCAGTGCATTGGTGACTCCGCTAGGGTGTGACAGTATTGCGAATCTGGAATTGACCGTCACGGCAATTATTGAAACCGTTATAGATCCTACCATCTGTACTGGCACCAGTTTCGATATTGGTGGTGATGAACTTACCGTTGCTGGTACCTATGAGTATGTGTTCCCATCGGCCGCAGGTTGTGACTCCGTAGTGACGGTCAACCTACAAGTAGAAGATGCCATCTATACCCTCCTTGATGAGACCATTTGTGAAGGGGAGTCTTATACGGTTGGTGGTAGCAATTACACGATGACTGGCGATTATGAAAATGCCTTTGTTACTCCCGAGGGTTGTGACAGTATTGTTCAGCTGAGTCTTACGGTTATCCCAACAGTCTTTAGCAATATCAGTGCCCGCATCTGTGCCGGAGAGGTCTTCAATGCTGGCGGAACAGATTATAGTCAGACCGGTATTTACACCAATACTATCCCAGCAGCCTCGGGATGTGATTCGGTCATTACACTGAATTTGACGGTAGTGAATATTCCAGTTACGCCAGTCAATGCTTCTATTTGTGACAGTGGTTCCTACACCGTTGGTGATAGTACCTTCACAGTAGCCGGGCAATATATGGTAGATCTAGTGTCGGTAGATGGTTGTGACAGTACTATTGTACTGGATCTGGTGGTGACGGATTTTTATGAAACCAACCTCAATATCAATCGCTGTGAAGGCGGTTCCTATACCGTCGGTAACAATACCTATACGATGACGGGTATGTACCAAAATACCTTTACCTCGCAGGATGGTTGTGATTCGGTAGTTAATCTAAACCTTACGGTGAATCCTATTTTGCGGGATACCTTTTTCGTTGAGCTTTGCCAGGGTGAAAATTATACCATTGGTGGTGTCCCCTATAATACGACCGGAGAGCATGTAGAGACCATTGCCTCACAAGTGACCGGCTGTGATTCGGTGATCACCCTCTTCCTGACGGTACACCCCAACCAGAATGTGACGATTGCAGAAACGATTTGTGATGGCGATATGGTCATGGTAGGCGATAGTACTTACACGACAACAGGTAGCTTTATTACGCCGCTCACTACGGTAGAGGGCTGTGATTCGATTGTTACACTCAACCTGAATGTGATTCCTATTCCGGAAACACCGCTAGTAGAAGTTATCTGTGATGGAGAGTCGATCACAGTGGGTATGAATACCTACACGACTACTGGCCAATATACCGATATACTCACCTCGGTCGTAAGTGGCTGTGACTCGATTGTGTATCTTGATCTCACAGTAAACCCCTTACCAGAGACCCAATTGACGGAAGTTATTTGTGAAGGCGAAGTCTTTAATATCGGTGGTGTAGATTACAGTACCACCGGTGTCCACCAGGAGATTGTTGCTTCGGTGGTTACGGGCTGTGATTCGACGATTATTTTGGACCTTACGGTAAACCCCGTTTACGACCAGATGATCAGCGATACGATCTGTGAAGGGGAGTTTGTCATGGTAGGGGATAGTACCTACACCACTACAGGCACCTGGCCGACCTTGATGAGCACGATAAACGGTTGTGATTCTTTGGTGACGCTGGAGCTGACGGTATTACCGATACTTACGACTGATTTGACGGAGACACTGTGTGCAGGTGAGACTTATATGGTCGGAAACAACACTTACACCAATACGGGCGTCTTTACGGATGTACTTACCTCTTCTTTCGGTTGTGACTCTATCGTTACGCTGGATTTGACGGTCTTGGCACCCATCGAAACCTTCCTGGTCGAGGAAATTTGTGATGATGGTGATTATACCGTTGGCACGGAGGTCTTTACGGCTACTGGTGATTATACTGTTGTGCTGACTTCACCGAGTACGGGCTGTGACAGTACCGTTTATCTAGCCCTTACGGTAAATCCTACTTTTGTGACGACCCTCAATGAAAATATTTGTTCCGACGACGTCTTTACCGTTGGTGGGGTAGATTATAACCAGACAGGTACCTACCAGGCCGACCTTAGTACGGTGGCTGGTTGTGACAGTACGGTGATTCTGAATTTGACGGTAGCGCCTTGTGCGCTTACTTACGAAACCAGCTTTACGGATAATGATTGTAATGGAGGTTCAACGGGATCGCTTACGTTCAGTATGGTCATTGGAACACCTCCTTATAGCTACACCTGGAGTGCCGTTGCCGGCCCGCTGACGGGCATGGGAGTTGTAGATGGCAACGGTGTTGCTATTGAGATTCCGGGATTACCGGCAGGAGCTTACCAAATTGAGGTCACTGATGCCAATGATGTTTTTGCAATCATCAACGCCAGCGTAGGAGAGCCTGCAGCACTCGCACTGCAATTGGAAGCGAGCAGCTACGGTATATACGAGCTTAGTTGTCCGGGTGCTGCCGATGGTAGCCTGGCGGCAACCGTAAGTGGAGGTACGCCCCCTTACAGCTACACCTGGAGCAATGGCGCTACGACGCCCACTGCAGAGAACCTGGCCGAGGGGGCCTACAACTTGTTGGTGACAGATGCCAATGGTTGTACCATTACCGCTGGGGAAGCACTGGAAGCACCAGCACCACTAACGGCTAGTCTGGTGGTCGAATCCCCTCCCTGTTTCGATGACTTGGGCGGAATTGTGAGTGTACCGCAGGTAGAAGGGGGCAACGGCCCTTACCTGTATTCCATTGATGGTGCAGCCTACACTACGGCCTCTTTCTTTGGCAATGTAGCAATCGGAGATCATGTGATAAGTGTTCAAGACATCAATGGCTGTACTTATGAAACCATTGCTACGGTAGAGCAGGCTCCGGAACTAACGGTGACTATTCTGGTAGACAACGACGGTGAATTAACCTACGGTGATAGCACGGAGCTGTTTGCACAGACTTCTTATCCCGTGGCAGATTATAAGTGGTCTGGTGGTCCGATAGACTGTTCAGATTGTGACCGACCTTTCATTCGGCCACTAGAATCGGTGGCTTACGAAGTAACGGTCACGGATGAGAACGGTTGTACTGCTACGGATCGTGTCATTATCTATGTCCGCAAAGACCGTGGTGTGTACATTCCCAATGCCTTCTCCCCTGATGAAGATGGCACCAATGATGTATTCATGATCTACACCGATAACGATGTGGTAGAGATCAAATCTTTCTACGTGTTCAACCGCTGGGGCGAATCGATGTACGAAGGCTTTGGCTTTTTGCCCAACGACCCCGCGCAAGGCTGGGATGGCCGCCACCGCGGAGAGATGGTCAACGCTGGCGTATACATTTACATGGCAGAGATTCTTTTCTCAGATGGGGAAACGCTGATCTACAAAGGAGATGTGGTGCTGATGCGGTAA
- the lipA gene encoding lipoyl synthase: MIELPIVDAKETRRKKPDWLRVKLPIGPNYKKVRSLVDEYQLHTICQSGSCPNMGECWGAGTATFMILGNTCTRSCSFCAVKTGRPPEYDEDEPRRVAEAIDLMGVKHAVITSVNRDERRDRGAEVWYQTVVQVKERTPHVTIETLIPDVRATWDALERMISGGQEVVSHNMETVEELYRKVRPQAKYARSLEQIKRTKDFGKRTKSGIMVGLGETKEQVFKVMDDLVAHGCDVLTIGQYLQPTKMHLEVAEYIHPDIFKMYEEVGLEKGFDMVESGPLVRSSYHAEKHL; this comes from the coding sequence ATGATAGAATTACCAATAGTAGACGCAAAGGAGACTCGCCGTAAAAAGCCAGATTGGCTACGCGTAAAACTCCCGATTGGTCCTAATTATAAAAAGGTACGCTCCCTCGTTGATGAGTACCAACTCCACACCATCTGCCAAAGCGGAAGCTGCCCTAACATGGGCGAATGCTGGGGAGCAGGTACGGCTACCTTTATGATCTTGGGCAATACTTGTACCCGCTCTTGTAGCTTCTGTGCAGTAAAAACCGGTCGGCCACCAGAATATGATGAAGACGAGCCACGCCGCGTAGCCGAAGCCATCGACCTTATGGGCGTAAAACACGCCGTGATCACCTCCGTCAATCGTGACGAACGCCGTGATCGGGGAGCTGAAGTTTGGTACCAAACGGTGGTTCAGGTCAAAGAACGCACGCCGCACGTAACCATCGAAACCCTCATCCCCGATGTCCGCGCCACCTGGGATGCCCTCGAGCGCATGATCAGCGGTGGCCAGGAGGTCGTTTCTCACAACATGGAAACGGTGGAAGAACTCTACCGCAAGGTACGTCCCCAAGCCAAATATGCACGCAGTCTGGAACAGATCAAGCGCACCAAAGATTTTGGCAAACGCACCAAAAGCGGCATCATGGTAGGTCTGGGTGAAACCAAAGAACAGGTCTTCAAAGTCATGGACGACCTGGTGGCTCACGGCTGCGATGTCCTTACCATCGGCCAGTATCTCCAGCCCACCAAAATGCACCTTGAAGTAGCCGAGTATATCCACCCCGACATCTTCAAAATGTACGAAGAGGTAGGGCTTGAGAAAGGCTTTGACATGGTGGAAAGCGGACCTTTGGTTCGGTCGAGCTACCACGCAGAAAAGCATCTTTAA
- a CDS encoding Rab family GTPase, with protein sequence MITKKIVITGHFGVGKTSLFNRFITNTFNEKYLTTIGVRVDKKSVTIDGEEVSLVIWDLAGEVSQEKVPRSYFLGSSAIIYVFDLSRPATFSRLEDDLVYINSVLPNVLIRKVGNKKDLVSDQTLKEIYSQTQPHIFTSARTGENVEDLFEGIARALLSPFSK encoded by the coding sequence ATGATCACTAAAAAAATTGTCATTACCGGGCATTTTGGGGTAGGCAAAACCTCTCTCTTTAACCGCTTTATCACCAATACTTTTAACGAAAAGTACCTCACAACCATTGGTGTTCGGGTAGATAAAAAAAGTGTTACCATTGATGGTGAGGAAGTCTCTTTAGTTATCTGGGATTTGGCCGGAGAAGTGTCCCAGGAAAAAGTGCCTCGCTCTTACTTTTTAGGGTCTAGTGCTATCATTTATGTTTTTGATCTGAGCCGACCCGCTACTTTTAGTCGCTTGGAAGATGACCTCGTTTACATCAACTCGGTTTTGCCCAATGTTTTGATCCGGAAGGTTGGTAACAAGAAAGACCTTGTTTCCGACCAGACTCTCAAGGAAATCTATTCCCAAACCCAGCCCCATATTTTCACCAGCGCCAGAACGGGGGAAAATGTCGAAGATCTTTTCGAAGGCATTGCTCGTGCTTTACTGAGCCCTTTTAGCAAGTAG
- a CDS encoding polysaccharide deacetylase family protein has translation MEAICYCEKPTPRLGYIVDYLFTELLGVKVRVTSEVSEYKNFNGIRCCYSTKEIVAGEVRMKPHGLLYEQGVKEQLVASFLAGDLPAFFAAGPGYDLPFDVFSAAFYILSRYEEYLPFEPDQHGRYLAQISWAHRNGCLQYPILWEWAKLLGAAIQRKYPRWQPRPSGYTFAPTYDIDLPWAYRHRGLRGWGRLGLDVINRDWPQVQARWRVQFQGQEDPFFIFSPLRKLHAATGVRPCIFWLLADSTREDTNPSWKLAPYQKLIQEVSEWSELGIHPSYHSWVSADIIEQNKNRLEEIVGSAITHSRQHFLRLRLPDTYRALLAAGIRHDYSMGFAAAPGYRAGTAVPFRWYDLEREEVTELWIHPFAVMDVTLKQYQGLTAQEATTELDRLQSYCQKEEQPFCTLWHNSSFSALHGWEGWWEVYEGLFRKGE, from the coding sequence ATGGAGGCAATATGCTATTGTGAGAAGCCTACTCCTAGGCTGGGTTATATTGTGGATTATCTTTTTACCGAACTACTGGGGGTAAAAGTAAGGGTAACCTCTGAGGTATCTGAATATAAAAATTTTAATGGCATCCGCTGTTGCTATTCTACAAAGGAGATCGTTGCTGGAGAAGTGCGGATGAAGCCTCATGGGCTTCTCTACGAGCAGGGGGTGAAGGAGCAGCTTGTGGCCTCTTTTTTGGCAGGTGATTTGCCCGCTTTTTTTGCTGCGGGGCCGGGGTATGATCTGCCTTTCGATGTTTTTTCGGCTGCTTTTTATATCCTTAGCCGGTACGAAGAATACCTTCCTTTTGAACCAGACCAGCACGGTCGCTATCTCGCCCAAATATCCTGGGCGCATCGCAATGGTTGCCTTCAATACCCTATCCTTTGGGAATGGGCGAAATTGTTGGGAGCGGCCATCCAGCGCAAATATCCACGCTGGCAACCCCGTCCTTCGGGGTATACCTTTGCGCCAACCTACGATATCGACCTGCCGTGGGCCTATCGCCATCGCGGCCTCCGAGGTTGGGGCAGATTGGGATTGGATGTGATTAACAGGGATTGGCCTCAGGTGCAAGCACGCTGGCGGGTACAATTTCAAGGTCAGGAGGATCCTTTTTTTATCTTTTCACCTTTGCGGAAATTACACGCAGCAACAGGCGTTAGACCCTGTATTTTCTGGCTACTTGCCGATAGCACGCGCGAAGATACCAACCCCTCCTGGAAATTAGCACCATACCAAAAGCTCATCCAGGAGGTGAGTGAGTGGAGCGAACTTGGTATCCATCCCTCTTATCACAGTTGGGTGTCGGCTGACATCATTGAGCAAAATAAAAATCGACTGGAAGAGATTGTTGGTTCAGCTATAACACACAGCAGACAGCATTTTCTGCGCCTCCGCCTGCCTGATACTTACCGGGCCTTACTGGCGGCGGGTATTCGGCATGATTATTCTATGGGGTTTGCTGCTGCACCCGGCTACCGGGCTGGCACGGCGGTACCTTTTCGCTGGTACGATCTGGAGCGTGAAGAAGTAACGGAGTTGTGGATACATCCCTTTGCCGTGATGGATGTAACGCTGAAACAATATCAAGGCCTTACTGCCCAGGAAGCGACTACCGAATTGGACCGTTTGCAATCCTATTGCCAAAAGGAAGAACAGCCTTTTTGTACCCTATGGCACAACAGCAGTTTTTCGGCGCTCCACGGCTGGGAGGGCTGGTGGGAAGTTTATGAAGGTCTTTTTAGAAAAGGGGAGTGA
- the upp gene encoding uracil phosphoribosyltransferase produces MLHLLSDTPSIANQYVAQLRDIHVQADRMRFRRNMERLGECIGYELSKELNYVEYSVETPLGQAPVEMPAEELVLATILRAGLPLHQGLLNVFDDAGNAFVSAYRKHHKDGTFEIEVEYLSCPDLENKVLIICDPMLATGASMVLATQALLTYGKPSAIHFVVAIGARLGLEYLQRKFPDAHIWMAALDEELTAKSYIVPGLGDAGDLSYGAKLQD; encoded by the coding sequence ATGCTCCACCTACTGAGTGATACTCCTTCTATTGCCAATCAGTACGTTGCCCAATTGAGAGACATCCATGTGCAAGCAGACCGTATGCGCTTTCGCCGGAACATGGAAAGGTTGGGGGAATGTATCGGATACGAACTGAGCAAGGAGCTCAATTATGTAGAATATTCAGTGGAGACGCCGCTGGGGCAAGCCCCTGTAGAAATGCCAGCAGAAGAACTCGTACTGGCAACGATTTTGCGTGCCGGCCTGCCTTTGCACCAGGGCTTACTCAATGTCTTTGATGATGCTGGAAATGCTTTCGTTTCGGCCTATCGTAAACATCATAAAGATGGCACCTTCGAGATTGAAGTAGAATACCTCAGTTGCCCTGATCTGGAAAACAAAGTGCTGATCATCTGTGACCCGATGCTGGCTACCGGGGCTAGTATGGTGTTGGCTACCCAGGCTTTGCTGACTTACGGCAAGCCCAGTGCCATCCATTTTGTTGTCGCTATTGGCGCGCGCCTGGGATTAGAGTACCTCCAGCGCAAATTTCCCGATGCTCACATTTGGATGGCTGCGCTCGATGAAGAGCTTACCGCAAAAAGCTACATCGTACCCGGTCTGGGAGATGCGGGAGATTTGAGTTATGGAGCAAAATTGCAGGATTGA
- a CDS encoding RNA polymerase sigma factor, whose product MNDQELALLIEGCRQGDAQCQKRLFLQMYHFGMSVAARYGQHLQETEEIANDGFYKMLENIHRYRPEVPFQLWLRRIIINCGIDYYRKQQTRQRLQTAPPVQGDIRNAGADELDREYLLQLVRQLPPQYRMVFVLHVIEGYNHEEIAEQLGISRGTSKSNLAKARKKLQALVALHNRQVTEYGK is encoded by the coding sequence TTGAATGACCAAGAACTCGCATTGCTGATTGAGGGTTGCCGCCAGGGTGATGCTCAATGCCAAAAACGGCTGTTCCTGCAAATGTACCATTTCGGGATGTCAGTGGCTGCGCGTTATGGTCAGCATCTACAGGAGACGGAAGAGATTGCGAACGACGGGTTTTATAAGATGCTGGAAAATATTCACCGCTACCGGCCGGAAGTACCGTTTCAATTGTGGTTGCGGCGCATCATCATCAACTGTGGCATTGATTATTACCGCAAGCAGCAAACTCGCCAAAGACTACAAACTGCGCCACCCGTTCAGGGGGATATTCGCAACGCTGGCGCCGACGAGCTGGATCGGGAATACCTGCTTCAGCTCGTCCGGCAGCTGCCTCCTCAATACCGCATGGTTTTTGTACTACACGTGATCGAAGGCTACAATCACGAAGAAATTGCCGAACAGTTGGGGATCAGTCGTGGTACCTCCAAGTCTAATTTGGCGAAAGCCAGGAAGAAACTTCAGGCACTGGTTGCATTGCATAATCGTCAAGTCACCGAATATGGAAAATAG